Proteins co-encoded in one Carassius carassius chromosome 35, fCarCar2.1, whole genome shotgun sequence genomic window:
- the LOC132115988 gene encoding sialic acid-binding Ig-like lectin 7 isoform X1, whose protein sequence is MPRTVTALTGSCVQIPCTFDISDFEDKRKRAESIYGIWTKTKSQFAEKDGFIAFNSSENIIRGFSDIQMTGNLSERNCTTVFYNIMMNHSDIYYFRLEMKPNVFEATFNPSTDVTKKTVRINVTDSPEPPELKPNDLTVMEETTVNLICSAEAPCPKQPPTISWSNIPKSAHNTTQLQEKPDKTQSVVSKLTFKVSYKDHKRNITCTATYPRNTPDASTVETVVMLQLLFPPKETHVIITPSVGTNVTLTCKSHASPSNDLNYTWYKHGEETPIAWGMKINLTQTQTGSYLCIAQNKYGNQSSEEAQHTGWSGLSHLVIFGCTEGLLTFLLLSAVFFYTMRKKASRQAHVIGSDQTEDRNRNTMAINSATAISKNGEEKETDDLHYGEIDFSKLQTGHKTEEYSNNVSETEYSELQVTQR, encoded by the exons ATGCCTCGGACAGTAACAGCTCTAACAGGCTCCTGTGTGCAGATTCCTTGCACATTCGACATCTCTGATTTTGAGGACAAACGTAAGAGGGCAGAATCTATTTATGGGATCTGGACAAAAACCAAATCACAGTTTGCAGAAAAAGATGGTTTTATAGCGTTTAACAGCAGTGAAAACATCATTAGAGGATTCAGTGACATACAGATGACTGGAAATCTCAGTGAGAGGAACTGCACAACTGTCTTCTATAACATCATGATGAATCATTCAGACATCTATTACTTCAGACTGGAAATGAAGCCAAATGTGTTTGAAGCAACATTTAACCCCAGTACAGATGTTACAAAAAAGACTGTGAGGATCAATGTCACAG ATTCACCAGAACCTCCTGAACTTAAACCCAATGATCTGACAGTGATGGAGGAAACTACAGTCAATCTGATCTGCTCTGCTGAAGCCCCCTGCCCCAAACAACCTCCTACAATATCCTGGTCTAACATCCCTAAATCTGCCCACAATACAACACAGTTACAGGAGAAACCTGATAAAACTCAGTCAGTGGTTTCAAAGCTGACCTTCAAAGTTTCATACAAAGATCACAAAAGGAACATCACCTGCACTGCTACATATCCAAGAAATACGCCTGATGCCTCAACTGTGGAGACAGTAGTAATGCTACAACTCCTCT TTCCTCCAAAAGAAACTCACGTCATCATTACTCCATCTGTTGGCACTAATGTGACTTTGACCTGCAAAAGCCACGCCAGTCCATCAAATGACTTGAACTACACCTGGTATAAACATGGAGAGGAGACACCTATAGCTTGGGGAATGAAAATTAATTTGACCCAAACTCAAACAGGATCATACCTTTGCATTGCACAAAACAAATATGGAAATCAGTCATCAGAAGAGGCCCAGCACACAG GATGGAGTGGACTCTCTCATCTGGTGATATTTGGCTGCACAGAAGGACTTTTGACTTTTCTTCTGTTATCTGCTGTATTTTTCTACACTATGAG aaAAAAGGCTTCAAGACAGGCCCATGTCATAGGAAGTGATCAG ACTGAGGATAGAAACAGAAACACAATGGCTATAAACAGTGCCACTGCGATCAGCAAGAATGGCGAGGAGAAAGAAACTGATGATCTCCACTATGGTGAAATTGACTTCTCCAAACTCCAGACGGGGCACAAGACAGAGGAATACTCAAACAATGTCTCAGAGACAGAGTATTCTGAGCTTCAAGTGACACAGAGATAG
- the LOC132115988 gene encoding sialic acid-binding Ig-like lectin 7 isoform X2 has product MPRTVTALTGSCVQIPCTFDISDFEDKRKRAESIYGIWTKTKSQFAEKDGFIAFNSSENIIRGFSDIQMTGNLSERNCTTVFYNIMMNHSDIYYFRLEMKPNVFEATFNPSTDVTKKTVRINVTDSPEPPELKPNDLTVMEETTVNLICSAEAPCPKQPPTISWSNIPKSAHNTTQLQEKPDKTQSVVSKLTFKVSYKDHKRNITCTATYPRNTPDASTVETVVMLQLLFPPKETHVIITPSVGTNVTLTCKSHASPSNDLNYTWYKHGEETPIAWGMKINLTQTQTGSYLCIAQNKYGNQSSEEAQHTGWSGLSHLVIFGCTEGLLTFLLLSAVFFYTMRKKASRQAHVIGSDQDRNRNTMAINSATAISKNGEEKETDDLHYGEIDFSKLQTGHKTEEYSNNVSETEYSELQVTQR; this is encoded by the exons ATGCCTCGGACAGTAACAGCTCTAACAGGCTCCTGTGTGCAGATTCCTTGCACATTCGACATCTCTGATTTTGAGGACAAACGTAAGAGGGCAGAATCTATTTATGGGATCTGGACAAAAACCAAATCACAGTTTGCAGAAAAAGATGGTTTTATAGCGTTTAACAGCAGTGAAAACATCATTAGAGGATTCAGTGACATACAGATGACTGGAAATCTCAGTGAGAGGAACTGCACAACTGTCTTCTATAACATCATGATGAATCATTCAGACATCTATTACTTCAGACTGGAAATGAAGCCAAATGTGTTTGAAGCAACATTTAACCCCAGTACAGATGTTACAAAAAAGACTGTGAGGATCAATGTCACAG ATTCACCAGAACCTCCTGAACTTAAACCCAATGATCTGACAGTGATGGAGGAAACTACAGTCAATCTGATCTGCTCTGCTGAAGCCCCCTGCCCCAAACAACCTCCTACAATATCCTGGTCTAACATCCCTAAATCTGCCCACAATACAACACAGTTACAGGAGAAACCTGATAAAACTCAGTCAGTGGTTTCAAAGCTGACCTTCAAAGTTTCATACAAAGATCACAAAAGGAACATCACCTGCACTGCTACATATCCAAGAAATACGCCTGATGCCTCAACTGTGGAGACAGTAGTAATGCTACAACTCCTCT TTCCTCCAAAAGAAACTCACGTCATCATTACTCCATCTGTTGGCACTAATGTGACTTTGACCTGCAAAAGCCACGCCAGTCCATCAAATGACTTGAACTACACCTGGTATAAACATGGAGAGGAGACACCTATAGCTTGGGGAATGAAAATTAATTTGACCCAAACTCAAACAGGATCATACCTTTGCATTGCACAAAACAAATATGGAAATCAGTCATCAGAAGAGGCCCAGCACACAG GATGGAGTGGACTCTCTCATCTGGTGATATTTGGCTGCACAGAAGGACTTTTGACTTTTCTTCTGTTATCTGCTGTATTTTTCTACACTATGAG aaAAAAGGCTTCAAGACAGGCCCATGTCATAGGAAGTGATCAG GATAGAAACAGAAACACAATGGCTATAAACAGTGCCACTGCGATCAGCAAGAATGGCGAGGAGAAAGAAACTGATGATCTCCACTATGGTGAAATTGACTTCTCCAAACTCCAGACGGGGCACAAGACAGAGGAATACTCAAACAATGTCTCAGAGACAGAGTATTCTGAGCTTCAAGTGACACAGAGATAG